One window of the Procambarus clarkii isolate CNS0578487 chromosome 27, FALCON_Pclarkii_2.0, whole genome shotgun sequence genome contains the following:
- the LOC138369149 gene encoding baculoviral IAP repeat-containing protein 8-like: MDPLCARKFYSIESLKCAGVRLQTFVDWPIKWLNPIDLVEDGFYYLRNSDYCLCAFCYCIVGAWIVGDTPRRRHKIINQDCAFIRGKRSDNVSLEVSEIAFKYGLEFVSHKIELGNKKISDSSGAPPKEDLGLIKFRKSLNPGLVTYKSRLETFDMTWPGSVKQTSHELAEAGFFYCGISDHVCCYHCACGIRNWRPEDDPWTLHARCSPECAYIILARGKEFVKNARLTIPLPIKPIDNDLINILMEGMDKFKHLIHQKLIPVESIRYALSEYLKESRDLLPFIIQSRCLEIVLRYMQEGTDIYLRVRDLIYEAVDDKEEQEVTLEDLGLKTLPETCTNTVENKDCTEQSWEEDILCRVCMDKNINIVILPCKHMVTCSGCLLALKCCPICRGNILYIINPIAS, translated from the exons atggatcctttgtgtgccaggaagttttacagtatagaaagccttaaatgtgcaggagttagactacaaacatttgtggattggcccattaagtggttaaaccctattgacttagttgaagatgggttctattaccttcgcaatagtgattactgtttgtgtgcattttgttattgtatagtaggtgcatggattgttggtgatacccccagaagacgtcataagatcattaatcaagactgtgcctttattagaggcaagaggagtgacaatgtttctttagaggtgtctgagatagctttcaaatatggactggaatttgtttcccataaaatagaactgggaaataagaaaataagtgatagta gtggtgctcctcctaaggaagatctgggattgataaaatttaggaaatcgctgaatccaggattggtaacttataaatctcgcctagagacatttgatatgacatggcctggaagcgtcaagcaaacttctcatgagctggcagaagctggttttttttactgtg gtataagtgaccacgtctgctgctatcactgcgcctgtggaatacgaaattggagaccagaagatgatccttggacgttacatgcgagatgtagtccagaatgtgcttacattattcttgcaaggggcaaggaatttgttaagaatgctagattgacaataccattacctataaaacctatagacaatgatttaattaatatcttaatggagggtatggataagttcaaacatctgattcatcaaaaattaatacctgtggagagtataagatatgctttaagtgagtaccttaaggaatccagagatttgttaccttttattatacaaagtagatgtctagaaatcgtgttgaggtatatgcaagagggtacagatatttatttacgggtacgggacttaatttatgaagcagttgatgataaagaggaacaagaagttacgcttgaagatctgggattgaaaactttaccggagacttgtactaacactgttgaaaacaaggactgtacagaacaatcttgggaagaagatattttatgcagagtttgtatggataaaaatataaatattgtaatactaccatgtaaacatatggtgacatgcagtggttgtcttttagctctgaaatgctgtccaatttgtagaggaaatattttatatataataaatccaattgcttcttga